The region ATCACCCGCTGAAAAAATATATTCTTTCCTCTAAAGCAATGCTTAGTAGTATTGACAACTCATATGAAACCTTCAATAAACAGTTTACAGAAGGTAAGTATAACGAAGCTGAAAGCCAGAAAGCATATGATGAAGTAAACAAATTATGGGAAGCCAATAAGGCACTAAAATTTGAAACCAGTGATTCACAAAGCAAATACAAAGGTACAAGCTATGATAACCTGAATAAGAATGTAGGAAATTATATGGACAATCTGAGAAAGCTGATGAGAGATGCTAAAGGTGCAGGAAAAATATCCGAAAGCGATATGAGAACATTGGATAACTACTATGACTCTATTATTTCCAGTTACAATACGTTTGTTAATTAATTAATATATCTGTAAAAAAAATAAAATCCCGGCAAGTCCGGGATTTTTATTTTTAAAAGCATATCTATTCCTGAAATTTCACAAATCATCATTATCTTTGTAACCTTATGGAAAACACAGATTTCATTGAAGTGTATGGTGCCCGCGAGCACAACCTGAAAGACATTAACGTAAAAATTCCACGTAACGAATTGGTCGTTATTACAGGGCTTTCCGGTAGTGGAAAATCATCACTGGCTTTTGATACAATATTTGCAGAGGGTCAAAGAAGATATATCGAAACTTTTTCAGCCTATGCCCGACAGTTTTTAGGTGGATTAGAGCGTCCTGATGTCGACAAAATTGAAGGCTTATCTCCGGTTATTGCTATCGAACAGAAAACAACATCTAAAAACCCACGTTCTACGGTAGGTACAGTTACGGAATTGTATGACTTCCTCCGTTTACTCTTTGCAAGAGTTTCGGATGCTTATTCAGCAGATTCCGGAGATAAAATGATTGGTTACTCTGAAGAACAAATTCTGGAGGCTATTCGCGAAAGCTATAGTAGTCAAAAAATACTATTACTCTCTCCGGTTGTAAGATCCAGAAAAGGGCATTACCGTGAGCTTTTTGCTCAATATTCTAAAAAAGGATATCTACAAGCCAGAGTAGATGGTGAGATAATCGATATAGAACCAGATCTAAAACTTGACAGGTATAAAACACATGATATAGAAATCGTTGTAGACCGCCTTATTATAGGAGAAGCTGCTTCTGAAGCAAGAATTCAGAAATCATTGTCTACAGCATTACATTTGGGTGAAGGAATTGTCATGATTCAGAAATTTGGAGAAGATAACTTCAGATATTTTAGTAAAAATCTTATGGATGCGGCAACAGGGGAGTCTATACCTTTGCCGGAACCTAATACTTTTTCTTTTAACTCTCCAAAGGGTAGCTGCCCAACCTGTAAAGGACTAGGAAATATCAAGAAGATTAATACAGACTTTTTTGTAGAAAATCCTAAGCTTTCTATTAATCAGGGGGCTTTATTACCACTTGAAGATATTAAGAATAATAAATGGTTGCTTACTCAGATCAAATCTATTTTAGAGCTTTATGATCTGGACTTATCCACACCTTTTAATAAAATTCCGGAGGAAGCATTAGAGCTTATATACAATGGTTGCCATCAGGATATTGTAAAGGATCTGAAGCATGCCGGAATCAGTAAAAAGATTAAAATAAACTTTGAAGGTCTTATTCCTTTTCTGGAGCAGGTTGTTGAAGATAAAGAAAGCTATGAAGCAACATTAATAGAAAGACATTTTACAACTGATGAAGTATGCCCGGACTGTCATGGAGCAAGATTACAACCTTCCAGCTTACAATTTAAAATAGACGGTAAAAATATTTCAGAAGTTAGTGCTCTTTCACTTTCCGAACTTCAGGAATGGCTGGAAGAAGTAAAAGATAAATTCTCTGAAAAGAATAAAATTATCGCTCACGAAATTCTGAAAGAAATTCAGAGTCGTTTAGGCTTTCTTTTGGATGTAGGATTAGATTATTTAAGTCTGAGCCGTGCAACCCGAACCCTTTCCGGAGGAGAATCTCAGCGTATCCGTTTGGCAACGCAGATAGGATCTCAATTGGTAAATGTTCTCTATATTCTGGATGAACCATCTATCGGTCTTCATCAGCGTGACAATGAAAGACTTATCAACTCTCTTAAGAACCTTAGAGATATAGGTAATTCCGTTATTGTGGTAGAACACGATAAAGATATGATTCTTGAAGCCGACCATGTATTGGATATTGGGCCTAAAGCAGGAAAGTTCGGTGGAGAGATTCTATGGCAGGGAAAACCAGATGAACTGATAAAAGCAGATACGATAACCGCTGACTATATTACCGGTAAGAGAAAAATAGAAATTCCTGCAGAAAGAAGAAAAGGAAACGGTAAATCCATCGTCTTAAAAGGAGCAAAAGGGAACAATCTTAAAAATGTAAACCTTGAAGTACCATTAGGGCAACTGGTTGTGGTAACAGGTATCTCCGGAAGTGGAAAATCCTCTCTGATTAACGGAACGCTATATCCGATTCTTAACAGACATTTCTACAGAAGTGTGCAGGAGCCTTTACCATATAAGAGTATTGAGGGAATAGATAATATCGACAAGATTGTAGATGTAGATCAGTCTCCAATCGGAAGAACCCCACGTTCCAACCCTGCAACCTATACCGGAGTATTTACAGATATACGAAACCTTTTTGCAGAACTTCCTGAGGCCAAAATACGTGGTTATAAACCAGGAAGATTCTCTTTTAACGTAAAAGGCGGAAGATGTGAAACCTGTCAGGGTGCAGGACTAAAGCTTATTGAAATGCATTTCCTTCCTGATGTTTATGTACACTGTGAAACCTGCAATGGGAAACGCTTCAACAGAGAAACACTGGAGGTTCGTTACAAAGGAAAATCTATTTCCGATGTACTGGACATGACTATTAATGAGGCTGTGGAATTCTTCCAACCAATACCAAAGATTTTTGCAAAGGTTAAAACCTTACAGGATGTTGGTTTAGGTTATATTACCTTAGGCCAGCAGTCTACAACGCTTTCCGGTGGAGAGGCTCAACGTATAAAGCTAGCTACTGAACTGGCTAAAAAACAAACTGGAAATACACTTTATATATTAGACGAACCTACTACCGGACTTCATTTTGAGGATGTAAAGGTCTTGCTAAATGCAATAGAGCAGCTGGTAGATATGGGGAACTCTTTCATCATTATAGAACACAACATGGATGTTATAAAAATGGCAGACCATATTATTGATATAGGACCGGAAGGGGGTAAACATGGAGGTAAGATTGTTGCAGAAGGAACTCCTGAACAG is a window of Elizabethkingia anophelis R26 DNA encoding:
- the uvrA gene encoding excinuclease ABC subunit UvrA; the protein is MENTDFIEVYGAREHNLKDINVKIPRNELVVITGLSGSGKSSLAFDTIFAEGQRRYIETFSAYARQFLGGLERPDVDKIEGLSPVIAIEQKTTSKNPRSTVGTVTELYDFLRLLFARVSDAYSADSGDKMIGYSEEQILEAIRESYSSQKILLLSPVVRSRKGHYRELFAQYSKKGYLQARVDGEIIDIEPDLKLDRYKTHDIEIVVDRLIIGEAASEARIQKSLSTALHLGEGIVMIQKFGEDNFRYFSKNLMDAATGESIPLPEPNTFSFNSPKGSCPTCKGLGNIKKINTDFFVENPKLSINQGALLPLEDIKNNKWLLTQIKSILELYDLDLSTPFNKIPEEALELIYNGCHQDIVKDLKHAGISKKIKINFEGLIPFLEQVVEDKESYEATLIERHFTTDEVCPDCHGARLQPSSLQFKIDGKNISEVSALSLSELQEWLEEVKDKFSEKNKIIAHEILKEIQSRLGFLLDVGLDYLSLSRATRTLSGGESQRIRLATQIGSQLVNVLYILDEPSIGLHQRDNERLINSLKNLRDIGNSVIVVEHDKDMILEADHVLDIGPKAGKFGGEILWQGKPDELIKADTITADYITGKRKIEIPAERRKGNGKSIVLKGAKGNNLKNVNLEVPLGQLVVVTGISGSGKSSLINGTLYPILNRHFYRSVQEPLPYKSIEGIDNIDKIVDVDQSPIGRTPRSNPATYTGVFTDIRNLFAELPEAKIRGYKPGRFSFNVKGGRCETCQGAGLKLIEMHFLPDVYVHCETCNGKRFNRETLEVRYKGKSISDVLDMTINEAVEFFQPIPKIFAKVKTLQDVGLGYITLGQQSTTLSGGEAQRIKLATELAKKQTGNTLYILDEPTTGLHFEDVKVLLNAIEQLVDMGNSFIIIEHNMDVIKMADHIIDIGPEGGKHGGKIVAEGTPEQIIKNKNSLTAKFLKKEL